Proteins encoded together in one Papaver somniferum cultivar HN1 unplaced genomic scaffold, ASM357369v1 unplaced-scaffold_21, whole genome shotgun sequence window:
- the LOC113340350 gene encoding far upstream element-binding protein 1-like: MKVANNKVGLVIGKGGDTIKQMQASSGARIQGIPLHPPPGDTSTERTVYIDGTPLMKATEISYLVCEVVFFIIRGFCKQSLTCICFVTQIIYIH; this comes from the exons ATGAAAGTTGCCAACAATAAG GTTGGTTTGGTCATTGGTAAAGGAGGTGATACCATAAAACAAATGCAAGCTAGTTCTGGCGCTCGTATCCAG GGGATACCATTGCATCCGCCACCTGGTGATACCTCAACAGAAAGAACTGTGTATATAGATGGCACTCCGCTG ATGAAAGCAACTGAAATCTCTTACTTGGTATGTGAGgttgttttttttattataagaGGTTTTTGTAAGCAATCCCTGACATGCATATGTTTTGTTACTCAGATTATCTATATACATTGA